Part of the Anopheles gambiae chromosome 3, idAnoGambNW_F1_1, whole genome shotgun sequence genome is shown below.
ATATGGCGTCGCGCGTTGTCGGCAAGCTGGCCTGCTGGGGCCAGGAGCAGATGCCCAAGTCCGATCTGCACTTCTACCTGCAGTGGCTGAAGGATCAGCTGACCGTTGCCGTAAGTTTCGTTGCGCCCTGGTGTGGCCGTTCGATTTTTACTCCCGTTTGGCATGACctacctactactactactactactactattaagCATCTTACTAACAGCGTGAGGAGTGAAGTTTGTTGTTCTTCGGGCTAACCCCTTACTGTGCCTTACtaaaaaacccctttttaaTGATGTGCTTTTTTGCCGTGCCTGCTTCGATCGTCGGTAGCGAAGGGCGCGCCTTAATTACGCCTGTTTTGACACTAACCATTATTTGCGCCATATATTCAAGTGTCTTGCGTTgttgcactctctctctctctttaacACACCTCTGAGGCAGATGTGGGTGCCGCTTGTGAATGTGACCTCGTCcgaggatgtgtgtgtgtgtgtgattggtttttgtgtttggttgctttggatgaatttcaaacaaaccTTTTCTGTACAGAACCttgataatgatgattttatattttacattCTATTGGAAATGTAATCctccactactactactactactactactactccactactacttctactactacacggTAATAAACGGAAGGCTCAAAAATTGTTGCACGAGATGGAGGAGGCGGAAAAGAAGCGGCTGGCGGAAGCGGCCGCCTCCCACCATGACCATCACCGGCATGGGCATCATGGGCACGAGGCGCATCACCCCCCGAACAGCCACCAGCATCAGATCGCGGAGCGGTACCGCGAGATATCGAGCGCTATCGACGATCCGCAGCGTGATCGCGCCAAGGAAGATCTACACGTGACCCTAACGGTAGTCCGAATACagatgaacacacacacacatgcactaccacccacccacccccgTTCCGTCATAGCTGACTCCATCTTACCCCCCGTTCCATCCCCTGTGTACTCGATTGGCGGTAGTGTAATGCGGTCTGTAGTAGGACACAAGcaccccaaacacacacacacactagtacCACTACTCTAGGCACAGTTATTATTAACGTAATCACTCTCAAAAGCCCTCTTGGAAGCTTCTCTCATGCCTtactaaaaaacaaaatcgacaCCCGTTGGTCTCTGTCCTCATCAATGTTTGTGCAAGCGTGTCCCATAAATTGCGTGTATTCACCACTCCGCTCATATATATCTGTGTGGCAATCGGAACGGACGCTTGCCGGATGCCGCCGCCGCGAACCGATACTAATCTGCCTTTACTGCTCTATTACTTCAAGAACAACGAGTACATCCAGTCGGTCGGTCGCTGTCTGCAGATGATGCTGCGCGTCGATGAGTACCGCTTCGCCTTCGTCACCGTCGACGGCATTAGCACGCTCATTAGCATCCTTTCGTCGCGTGTCAACTTCCAGGTGCGCTAACTACCATTGCTGGCTGGCGAAATGCGCAACGAATTTGTTTACTCAATCGTTATCCTCCCCTCTGTTTAGGTTCAGTACCAGCTGGTGTTCTGCCTGTGGGTGCTGACGTTCAACCCGCTGCTGGCGGAGAAGATGAACAAGTTCAACGTGATCCCGATCCTGGCGGACATCCTGAGCGACTGTGCGAAGGAGAAGGTCACGCGCATCATACTGGCCGTGTTCCGCAACCTGATCGAGAAGCCGGAGGATGCGCAGGTCGCGAAGGAGCACTGCATCGCGATGGTACAGTGCAAGGTGATGAAGCAGCTGACCATACTGGAGCAGCGCCGCTTCGACGACGAGGACATTACGGGCGACGTGGAGTTCCTGACCGAGAAGCTGCAGAACTCGGTGCAGGATCTGAGCTCGTTCGACGAGTACGCCACCGAGGTGAAGAGTGCCCGGCTCGAGTGGTCGCCGGTGCACAAGTCGGCCAAGTTTTGGCGCGAAAATGCGCAGCGCCTGAACGAGAAGCAGTACGAGCTGCTGCGCATTCTCGTCCATCTGCTGGAGACGTCCAAGGATCCGCTGGTGCTGTCGGTCGCTAGCTACGACATTGGAGAGTACGTGCGCCATTACCCGAGAGGCAAACAgtaggtttttttgtgttttaaactGTTGTGTATCATACAACGAGAAAATAACTTTATGCTCTTCTCCAGCGTCATTGAGCAGCTGGGAGGCAAGCAGCTGGTAATGCAACTGCTCGCCCACGAAGACCCGAACGTACGCTACGAAGCACTGCTGGCCGTCCAGAAGCTGATGGTTCACAACTGGTAAGTGTTTTCTGTCCTCGCACTCCCTTTTTGCAGAACGAAGCTTACTCatttcccttccctcccctcTAAAACCATCTTCCAGGGAGTATCTGGGCAAGCAGCTGGAAAAAGATAGCGAGAAGGCTACCCAGGGCAATGCCCCGATCAGCGGAAAGGCTTAAGGCGTTCCCCCCCATTATTCATCCTTTTGCTTGGGGCTTTGTTGACAACGCAAGTCCTCCCCGCAAAACGCATGCCGCCGTCACGTAggcgaaaatgaaaaaaaaaaacaaaaagcattcCATACCGTGGACAAAATTTGCAAAATGCTTCGAAAACGTGTTCCAACAGCAAACGCCATCACTACACAACACCTTTCCTTCAATCTGCGCTCCCATGCGTCCTCCTTCTGGTCGCTGCTGGAGCGTGTTCGCGtgtgtaaataaaatatcCTTATGGCTGGTACATTAAGCAGAAAATCGGCACAGTCCCCGCCGTCCGtctgccgatgatgatgataatgatgatgatgaattgGCGCGCGAACAAACATGCAAAACAGCCGCCCCTTTCCCCCTTTATAATGTATTACTATTGCAAATgttacgtttttgttttctccccACACCGGTGTGAAGGAAGAGGTCGCAAAAGAGATCGctagcgcaaaaaaaaaacaacaactcttCAGCCGGCGTATATATTTAGGCTAAGTAAGGGATAGTTATTTGTTTTCATCAAGTGCAACATACATAGTAGAGAGATCAAGGTGCGAAACGCAGATAGATGTATTAATCGAACGAcgaacataaataaaacacatacaaaaaaacagcacaaagcACATTCTAAattgaaaatacaaaaaggGGTTTCTCATGGTTTCAGTAATATCTAGTGGATACCTAGAGCAacgatacagagagagagagagcgagaggtaGCTGCTTCTGGcatatatgttttattttcataaataacATTCACATTTTTTCtcgagcaaaaagaagaaaaaaaaaaacaaggaaaaacatacgtttttttttttgttaaactaATTTAACCGATTCGTCGCGATTCCCTCGCCCTCTAATTATCAACGAGTATATGTAAACTAACTTTACAGCGCTTGCTTCCCCTGCCCCATTGTATCGGATTGTTTCACTGTCCCAAAATGCCCCTGTTATCCCCCCCTCCCACGCTCCCCGGCACCGTCACCGTTTGATCGTTTTGTCCCGTCGTCCCGTCCCGTCCCGTGCTTGCATTTGCTTTGTATCCCATAATATCAAACCCACCTAACCACCCTCCCAAAACGGGCTCCATTCATCCACCGATCTCTTAGACCGTGGTGTGTGTAGCGTTTTACAGGTTGTCGTTGCGATCCGAAACGCCCCATTCCGCTCACTACTCCTAGTGCTGGTTTCGAGATAATTTCCTATTCATATTGCTTccaagttgttgttgttttttttaatataacaCAAATTCTGCACACAACATACAAACAGCATTTCTAATTCCTAGCAGCATCAGCACACTGTCCCTTCCAGCTCGCTGTTCAATTAATACCGCGGGTGTATATAGTTCGACACGCAACTAACATTCAGCTTCAAGCTCACTCCCTCTCACTCTCGAAAACAAAGgtacagagtgtgtgtgtgtgtgtgtgtgtttgtgtttagtgTGTTTGTAGTGTATCTTAGTTAAGCCGTTACGCGCTACAACAAATATATGCCTCGTatgcctctgtgtgtgtgcggagtactatgcacacgcacacacacacatatatatgtCTAATGAAGtagctatatatatatatatagatcgTCCTGTGTATTTTTCCAAATTATTGTTCTCGTACGGATCGCACCAGTCGATcccgccgtgtgtgtgtgtgcttccggCCCTAATTCTAGCCCGAATCCACTACTGCTGATCGAGGACGGTTATTTCAATCGGTGGAATAAACCGCCACACGTGTGATGCACTGTCCGGGCCCGGTGCTGCCGCCGGCCCGCCAAGCTCATCCGTCCGCTGCAGTACGGTGGCCGCCGGCTGTAGGGTCGAGCTGAGCGAGCGGCACTGAATGTCCGCCTTGAACCGGCCGGGCGTGAAGAACAGTACCGAGCACTTGTGGAACGCTTTTTCGTCTTTGTTAAGCGATGGAATGAGTATGCTGGAAGtgggaaagggggaaaagaagGGGGTCAAACCATGGCTAAAACAACACTAACAGCTTACTACACACTTACTGGTTTGGGCCGGACATTGTGACGCGCGTTTCAAGCCGATAGTTTTGAACACCGTTCTGATAATCCTGATAGAACTGCACCGACAGCTGCACCTGATGCAGCACCGACGCCGACAGATTGCAGATGCTAATACTAAAGCTAAGAAACTGGCCGGTCACGCACGAAACCTCCGACTGTGGGGCCACCACCTGATCGTCCACTTTGACCTCTGCGGGGAGAGACGCGGAAGCGTTAGTAACTGTAACTGTCAGCACTTAGTGGgggggagctcggaatcggaccgatccgattccgataccgtgttcggaatcaattccggagccgattccgatgctggaattgattccgttTCCGGAGCCAACTTTGGAGCTgcatccggagccgattccggctccggaatcgattcaagaatcggaattggctccggaatcggaattgacctGGAATTGGAattccagaattggaattaaCTCCAGAATGAGATTCAGTACCCGATTTGGCCTccgatttcgatttcgaagccgattctgatttcggatccaattccgattccagagccgatttcgagtccggaaccgatttcgattctgGATCTGGTTATGATTCccgaaccaattccggaaccgattccggaatgcGAATCAGATCTTGTATtcaaataagaagtttcagaagcgaaatcagtccaggaatctccatgagaatgggtCGTTTACAGGCAAATTTTGATTCGTTGCGGCTATCAATGCATCTAAATCTAAACGTCTATGcttatggagatgccgaaaccgattccgatttcgaatccaattccgattccggtgctaattccgattccagatcCGActttgattccgattccggattttgaTTCCGGACCCTATTCCGAAACCAGTTCCGGAACCGATATTGGTTCCGAAGCctattccggaaccaattccgattctggagcccaTTCTGGAACCAATTTCGATTCCGCACCcaattccggacctactatccggaatcgattccaacgaaacgatcatttttcccatcactactcaGCACCACCACACTGGTGTCCACTTACCCCACTCGAGCGGAGGAACGGTCACCAAATCAAGCATGGCCGGGGACAGCGTAATACCGCGCAGCGAAGCCGTCCCGTGGCAGTCGATCCCTGGCAGGGACCATTTTAGATTCACATTCTCCGAAATGTGCTCGGAGCAGACGCGCTCCGTCAGGTCGGAGCTGTCGCTCGTGCTCGTACCGGCAACGCCGCTCAGAATACTTGGCATGGTGTGATGGTCCGCCGAACCGCTACCGATCGAATGGATCTGATGATGGTGCGAActatggtgatggtggtgatggtggtgcaggTGAtgaccgtgctgctgctgctgatgctccGCTACCGCGGCAAAAATGCGCTCGAGCGGGCATCGCTGCACTGGGACGGGCACACGGCAGCTTTCCTTCGCCTCGATGAGTATTGTTTTGTTGGAGGTATAGTTGAGGGACATCTCTTGCGCCGTTAGGTTCACCACGTCCAGCACCAGATAGAACTGGGATGGTCTGTAAAGCGGGAACACAAAATGTCACATTATTCGGCCTCTTTGCAACATTGCTACAAGCAGCGCTACTTACATTTCCGCCGACAGCACGTCCCAGTTGGTGATCTGTGCGCTCGGCAGCAGCTCCACGTTGAACGAGATTGCACACTGCCGGCAGAAACCTTCCTGCATTCCCTCCCCGCCCGAGTACTTGAAGCGGAGCTGGGCGTCCAGCTGCCGCGGCACATGCCCGGTCGAGATGCCAACGCTAAGCGTGGCCAGCGACGAATGGCCCGAGTGGGACGATCGAAAACTCGACGTCAGCAGCTCATTCCTCCGGTGCGTGTTCGTGGGTGAGCTAATGCGGCTCGGTATACTCGGATTACCACTACCACCGGACAGGAACGGTCCACCGCCGCCCGTCAGTGCAAGCGGGCCGGCTCCTCCGCCGTGC
Proteins encoded:
- the LOC1271424 gene encoding V-type proton ATPase subunit H isoform X1, with the protein product MTDVQDIMSSLPDDKIDMIAATSVLQQQAGDIRQTKPNWSSYMQSQMISQEDYACVSSLDKDKKAQAAYLQENAPQCAKTLLNMLSHVSKDQTIQYILVLIDDLLQEDRTRVQIFHDYANKKKESVWAPFLNLLNRQDGFIVNMASRVVGKLACWGQEQMPKSDLHFYLQWLKDQLTVAAQKLLHEMEEAEKKRLAEAAASHHDHHRHGHHGHEAHHPPNSHQHQIAERYREISSAIDDPQRDRAKEDLHVTLTNNEYIQSVGRCLQMMLRVDEYRFAFVTVDGISTLISILSSRVNFQVQYQLVFCLWVLTFNPLLAEKMNKFNVIPILADILSDCAKEKVTRIILAVFRNLIEKPEDAQVAKEHCIAMVQCKVMKQLTILEQRRFDDEDITGDVEFLTEKLQNSVQDLSSFDEYATEVKSARLEWSPVHKSAKFWRENAQRLNEKQYELLRILVHLLETSKDPLVLSVASYDIGEYVRHYPRGKHVIEQLGGKQLVMQLLAHEDPNVRYEALLAVQKLMVHNWEYLGKQLEKDSEKATQGNAPISGKA
- the LOC1271424 gene encoding V-type proton ATPase subunit H isoform X2, whose protein sequence is MTDVQDIMSSLPDDKIDMIAATSVLQQQAGDIRQTKPNWSSYMQSQMISQEDYACVSSLDKDKKAQAAYLQENAPQCAKTLLNMLSHVSKDQTIQYILVLIDDLLQEDRTRVQIFHDYANKKKESVWAPFLNLLNRQDGFIVNMASRVVGKLACWGQEQMPKSDLHFYLQWLKDQLTVANNEYIQSVGRCLQMMLRVDEYRFAFVTVDGISTLISILSSRVNFQVQYQLVFCLWVLTFNPLLAEKMNKFNVIPILADILSDCAKEKVTRIILAVFRNLIEKPEDAQVAKEHCIAMVQCKVMKQLTILEQRRFDDEDITGDVEFLTEKLQNSVQDLSSFDEYATEVKSARLEWSPVHKSAKFWRENAQRLNEKQYELLRILVHLLETSKDPLVLSVASYDIGEYVRHYPRGKHVIEQLGGKQLVMQLLAHEDPNVRYEALLAVQKLMVHNWEYLGKQLEKDSEKATQGNAPISGKA